A window of the Lactuca sativa cultivar Salinas chromosome 5, Lsat_Salinas_v11, whole genome shotgun sequence genome harbors these coding sequences:
- the LOC111907784 gene encoding ubiquinol oxidase 3, mitochondrial gives MNRNMTTKMSQLLLKQLGPRLLSTTSFTHSIIAESSGIPNGTTVGMARILNMHVRNWSTHASSESGMDKKENTNTKAISSYWGVAPPSLTKADGSAWKWNCFRPWEAYQADTSIDVTKHHKPVTWNDKIAFWIVQALKYPTHFYFQKKHIHHAVLLETVAAVPGMVGGMLLHTKSLRRFEQSGGWIKALLEEAENERMHLMTFIDVYEPKWHERALVFAVQGVFFNAYFLAYLASPKLAHRITGYLEEEAVNSYTDFLNDLEKGVMKDIPAPAIAIDYWCLPQNSTLKDVVRVIRADEAHHRDLNHYASDIQCQGHELKEYPAPIGYH, from the exons ATGAACCGAAACATGACAACAAAGATGTCTCAATTGCTTTTAAAGCAACTGGGACCACGTTTACTCTCCACAACAAGTTTTACACATTCCATCATCGCCGAATCCTCTGGGATACCAAATGGAACTACTGTCGGAATGGCTAGGATTTTAAACATGCATGTTCGTAATTGGAGCACACATGCTTCTTCTGAATCTGGCATGGACAAAAAAGAGAACACTAATACGAAAGCGATCTCAAGCTATTGGGGCGTAGCACCACCATCGCTCACCAAAGCCGATGGGTCAGCTTGGAAATGGAATTGTTTTCGG CCATGGGAAGCTTATCAAGCAGATACATCGATTGATGTCACGAAACACCACAAACCAGTCACATGGAATGATAAGATCGCGTTTTGGATAGTTCAAGCACTCAAGTATCCCACCCATTTCTATTTTCAG AAAAAACATATACACCATGCGGTTCTACTTGAAACGGTGGCTGCGGTGCCTGGAATGGTTGGAGGGATGTTGTTGCACACAAAATCATTACGTCGATTTGAGCAAAGTGGTGGATGGATCAAAGCCCTATTAGAAGAAGCAGAAAACGAGAGAATGCATCTCATGACATTCATTGATGTATATGAACCAAAATGGCATGAAAGAGCCCTAGTTTTTGCAGTGCAAGGAGTGTTCTTTAATGCATACTTCTTAGCGTATTTGGCATCACCAAAGCTTGCTCATAGGATCACCGGCTACCTTGAGGAGGAGGCAGTGAATTCGTATACTGACTTCTTGAATGATTTGGAGAAGGGAGTAATGAAGGATATTCCAGCACCAGCCATTGCTATTGATTATTGGTGCTTGCCGCAAAATTCGACATTGAAAGATGTAGTGAGGGTTATACGAGCAGACGAAGCACATCATCGTGATCTTAACCATTACGCATCG gatATTCAATGTCAAGGACATGAACTGAAGGAGTATCCAGCGCCAATTGGGTATCACTAA